Genomic window (uncultured Methanobrevibacter sp.):
ACAACATTATTTTTAGAATCAAGATATATTGCTCCACCTTTGTCATTGGCATGATTTTTAGTAAAGATGCAACCAATAAACTTAAGATTAGGACATGTGGATTCCGAATATGCTGCACCACCCTGTTCTGATACCTTATTGCCAGTAAAATTACAATATGAAATAGTTCCTCCATTAATATTTTTAGAGAAAAATATTGCACCACCATATTTACAGTAATGTTCATTGCCAACATATCCATTATTATTGAATGAACACCTAGTTATTTGAATAGAAGTTTTAGGAGTTTCCTGGTTATTCATCACAAATATTGCACCACCCTGGTTATAACGACCAGTCCCCAGGTAATTAGAATCAAAAATACAATCCTCAATTCTAGTATTCTCACCGTTAACTGATATTGCACCCCCAATACGGTCAGCATGATTGCCAATGAATGTGCATCCTTTAACTAAAACACCATCAGCCGCCTTAAAAACATAAATGGCACCCCCATGCTTAAAACTCTCCACATTAATGCCTCTTCCAGCACGATTATTAACAAAAACTGAATCTATTATTTTGGCCTGACTCCTCGCTACATATACTGCACCGCCATCTCCTGCAGTACAATTTTCAAAACGACAAGATTTAACAGTAATCGGAGCACTAGAATAAATGGCACCACCCGAACTAGATGCACCAGAAAATATTTGAGAAAAAGTCTCCATTTTAACAACTTTAGTTCTAGGAAAAGCAACACAATTTGTAAAAGTACAATTAATAATATATGATTCATACTTCCCACTTACAACAATTGCACCTCCATTATTCCCATTCTCCGGTTTTGTAAAATTACAATTGGAAATTATAAAAGGACCCGCTGCCTTAGTATTTTTAATAATTCCATTTATTCCATTTATAAAATTAATATTTTTTATTTGCAAGTAGGCTGATGAGGGAGGATGATTTATTTTAAAAGCATATGCATAAACGAAAATAGTATGTCCCCTACCATCAAGTGTAATCGCTTTCGTAAATTCAATAGTATGAGAAGAACCTAGACGTATATTGTAATCCTTATCCAAGGTTACTGTTGAGCCCGGTTTAGCATCTTTAATTAACTTCGCCAATTCATCAGAAGTTCCCATTTTTGAATCAGATAACTGATCATCATTACTTACATTTAAAACTTCTTCCCCACCGGAAAATCTGAGTTTCGAATCATCTTCTTGAGAAGAAGTATAATTATCCTTTATTGAAGAATCATCATTGACAGCACATAAAGCATCCACCTGAAAATCAGATCCCTCCAAACTTAATCCATCATTTTCCAAATTCGTTGCATTGTCCATTTCATTTGCGCTAACAAACGATACTGAACACATCAATACCAAAATGGCAATGACAAACATAATCTTATAATTCTTGATAAATTCTACCCCCATTAAATATAATATGAGATGTATTTTTATGAAAGAAAGTATATATAAATTAGGTTAAAAAAACAATATTTTCAAAAAAAAATAATAAAAATGAAGAAAAATACATCAGAGTAGTATTTCGTTTGATTAAAAAAAAAAGAAGGATAAAATAATTATCCTTTTATTAAATTAACAGCAGTTTGGATAGCTTCATCCATTTTATCTGCGTTTTTACCTGCACCTTGTGCTAAAGTTAAGCGACCACCGCCGCCACCACCTAAAACACCTGCGGCAGTTTTTATAATTTTATTGATTTTTATATCATTGTCAATTGCATTCTGGGAAGCTGCTCCAACAATTTTACCATCACCGTTTCCCATAATAACTACATCCGCCTTTCCATTATCGGTAAAGTCAGTAGCTATTTTTTGAAGTTCCTTAATGTCTGTTTCCATTTTCTCGGAAATTACCTTCAAGCCATTGATTTCAACAAAGTCATCAGCAAGAGAATTCATTTTAAGTGATGCGATTTCTGATTTCAAACGATCAATCTCATTTTTCTGTGATTTCCATTCACTGAAGAACCTGTCACAAGTTTTTGGCAATTGATTGTTTTCAACTTTGAAAATAGCTGAACTTTCCCTTAGCAATTCATTATCATGTTGCATTGAATCGATTGCAGCAAGACCTGCTGAGAAATCAATCCTTTCAACACCATCCTGAACCCTTTCGGTTTTGTTGATTTTGATTGGTCCGACTACACCAGTTCTTAAGACATGTGTACCTGCACAGGCCTGTACATCAACGCCAGGAACTTTTACAACACGAATCATTTTGCCTGGAACGATACCCCCTTGGTAAAGTACGAATCCATACAATTCCTGAGCTTCATCACGGGTATGGAACTGGATGTCCAAGTCAATGTTGTCCATCACATATTCATTGGCAAGCTTTTCAATTTCATTCAGCTCTTCCTGTGTGATGCGCTTGTAGTGTGACAAGTCAATACGTGCTCTTGTTAATCCATTTTGTGATCCTGCCTGCCAAACGTGCTGACCCAGTACTTTTCTTGCAGCTGCAATGACCAGGTGAGTTCCTGTGTGGTGGCGTGCAAGAGTTATTCTTCTTGTCCAGTCAAGTTTTCCTGTGACTTTTTTGCCAACAACATCATCAGAAATGTCTTCATCTACATGATGCAATACAACATTATCAATCTTTTCAGCATGCTTCATGTTAATGTCATTTCCATCGATGGAAACTAAACCTATGTCTGAAGGTTGACCCCCTCCTTCAGGGTAAAATACTGTTTTATCGAAGATTAAACATTTGTCTCCATCTTTTTCAACTACGCCCAAAATTTCCGCTTCAAATTCTTTTTGGTAGAAATCTTTATAGAACAACAAATCGGTTTCAGGGAAGTCTAGTTCAAATGTGGATTTTTTATTAGAAGTGTCCTTTTCGTGAGCTCCTGCAACTTGAGTAAAGAAGTTATCCGGAACATTGACTGTGAAATCCTTGCCCGCCATTTCAACAACAGTTTCAGGAGGTATTCCATGAGCATCATATAAATCTATTAACATTTCAAGAGGCATTTCAGATTTGCCTTCTTTTTTAAGTCTTTTGATTGATCTTTTAACAATGCTTTTTCCTTTTTTGACTGTTGCGGCATAACGCTCTTCTTCCAAGGTAATGATATTCATGATATGTTCTTCTGAGTCACGAATTTCAGGGTAAAATTTAGATAGGAAATCCAGTTGAATGGCCATTACATCAGCCAATGATTCCTTCATGTTCAAATCCTTCATGAACCTGATTGTTCTTCTTAACACCAAACGTGCAAGGTAACCCTCTTTAACATTGGAAGGGATAATGCCATCAGCAATCATGAAAGCCAAACATCTGGTATGGTCTGCAATGATATAGATTGCTTCCATCGGTTCAGCTGCTTTTAAATAATCTTCCAAGGAAAGGTTTAAGCTGTCCGCCACTTGCTGCCTTAATTCCTTTAAATCACCTATATCTTCGATATCCATCATTCCTGCAATCTGGGCGTTTCTTCCCTGGATATCCTCATTGATTTCAACACCAGTCAATTCTTTCAATTTATCAACAACAGGTGCAAAACATGCATCATAGGCAGTTGGAGTTCCCTGTGAAATCCATGCAATACGTTCGAGACCATAACCAGTATCAACAACCTTGATTGGAATTTCCTTTTTGTCCCCGTTTTCAAGGGTTTCATATTGGATGAAAACCAATGTTGCAAGTTCCACCCCTCTGCAGCAGACTTCGTAGCATGGCCCTTCGTTACCTCCGCCGCTCCACCATGATTTGATGAATGTAATCTCTTCAGTGTTGATGCCAATGTGTTCAAAGAATTTATGACACAATTCGATTGTACGGTCTTCCCAGTAAATGAAATCATCTTCCTTGTTGATTACAGTATGGGTTCCCATTGTAAAGCAGGTCATGTGACGGCCTGTTCTTCCGACATTGTCAACATCATTAAGTCTGATTGAAGGTTGAGCCATTTCAATAGGATTTGCAGGTGGCTTAACAAGGCCTGAGGTAATCCATGGCTGGAAACAGAAGATTGATGCGCCAACTAAAAATACGTCATCTCTCCATCTTTTTGCAAGTACTGGGTACCTGTGGACATGTGTATGTCCTTCGCTTTCTAAAAATTCTCTAAAAACTTTCTGGATTTCATATAAATTGTATGGCTTATCAGTAGCAGGATTTGCAATAAACTCATACTCATCACATGGAGCATCTCCACAAGTATCCCTATCAACTTGGGAGTAAAACTCCTGTCCGCAAGTTTTACATGTTTGTTTTTTATAACCAAGTTCATCAAAAATTTCTACCATATGAATCAGTTCTAATCATTTATTAGTATAAAATATGTTTTTTGTTTAATAAATAATTAATGAAAATCAATTAATGATTACTTAAAAGCTTTCCAAATTCCAGGATAAAAAACATTGAAAAACAGCAAATACACAATTAAAAAAATCAAGAGAAATAAACTTAAAAATCAGATAATTAGTAAAAATAGTCAATTAACAAAAAAAAGAATAAAAAAAAGAAAGGTGATAGATTTAAAAAATCTATCCGAAGAGAGCACCTAATCCAGCTGCTGCTTCTTCTTCAGAAGCTTCTTCTTCTTCCTCTTCTTCTTCCTCTTCTTCTTCAGCTGCTTCAGCTGCTGCAGGAGCTGCAGCTGCAGGAGCTGCGGATGCAACAGCTGCGGTTTCGATAGCTTCTTCGATGTCAACATCTTCTAAAGCTGCGATTAATGCTTTAATTCTAGCATCATCAGCGTCGATACCTGCTGCTTCAATAATACCTTTAACATTTTCTTCGTTAATATCTTTTTCTGCACTGTGCAAAATCATTGCCGCATATATATATTCCATGTTATCACCATTAGTTTTTTAAAGTGTTAGTTATTAAATAATAAAAATTTTAATTAATTAATTTAACCGAAGAGAGCTCCTAACCCAGCTGCTGCTTCTTCTTCACTACTTTCTTCTTCTTCCTCTTCTTCCTCTTCTTCAACAACTTCCTCTTCTACTACTGGAGCAGCTGCTACAGCAACATTAGAAAGTTTATCTGCTAATTCATCGTCAATTGCGCCTTCAGTATCAGCAATTGCAGAAGCAATAGCTAACATTCTAGCGTTAACAAGACCAAGAATTGGTTCTGAAGTTTTGGAAGTTAATATAGCTCCTTCTACACCAACGCTGACAGCTCTGGTATGTGCGAGAGACAATATTGTGGAAATAGTTTTTGTAGTAGGTATAGCTGCATTAACAGACAAGTTGAATGCACCTGAAAATGCTTTTTGTACATCTGCTAATGTTTGTTCTTCGTCGATTGCAAGTACATCGGAAGTATAAACAGATCCTTCTTCGTATACTGCTTTTAAATCAATTCCTACTTCCATCGGATTAATATCCATTCTTGCCAAGGTAGCTGCTACTTGTTTAGATACTTCATCACCTGCTGCAACAACAACAGTTTCTTTTTGTACGCAGATTTTACCTTTATCAATTTTTGCAGGAATTCCAACTTGTTGTAATTCACCTAAGAATGGCCCTGGTTCAAATCCAGTGTCCCCTTCAGGTACAATAATATCATCAGGAGCAATAGTTCCTGGTTTTGCAGGAGCTGATGTTTTGCTGTCTTCTAATATTTTGAACAATTTGAAAGGGTTCATTTCGGTTGCAATAATTGCAACTTGACCATCCATATGTCCAGATAAATCAACAATGTTGTTTTTATCAGCATTACAATCTTCAAGAGCTAAATCAATGAGATTCTTTTTAGACATTCTGATAACAGCTTTTTCGTTGAGGGATTTCCTCATTTCTTGGAGCTGTTTTGCAGGAATGTTCATTAAATCCACAATACCAATAACATCGTATTGATTAATGATTTCTGAAAGCTCTTTAACTTCTTCCTTTTTCCATTCAGCAACATGAGCCATTAGATCACCCTCACTACTGGTCCCATAGTTGTTTTTATAAACATGGACTTGATTTGACTTCTTCCTTTTTCTAAATTGCGGTCTAGGACTGTAAGAACAGTTTCAATGTTTTCAGCTATGTCTTCGTCTGACATGTCTTGGCTTCCAACAACAATTTGAACACTAGCTTGTTGTTTTACACCAACTTTAACAGTACTTTGTAATCTTTCTAAAAGAGGGTCAAGTTTGATACTTGCAGGCACTGGTTTTGGCATTTTTCCACGAGGACCAAGAACTGGACCTAAGAATCTACCAACGAGTGGCATCATATCAGCTTGAGCTACAAAGAAATCAACAGAATTTGCTGCTTTTTTAGCGGATTTTCTGTCTTTTCCAAACTCTTCTAAATCACTTTTGTTGATTACAAGATCGAGACCAGCATTTTTAGCTTGAACAATGAGTTCCCCATCAGCTATGACTCCGATTTTAACATCTTTGCCACGGCCGTTAGGAAGAGTAACTTCCTCATTAAACCTATTTTCTGGCTTTTTGACATCTAAGTCACGGATATTAATAATAATATCTACGGACTCAGTGAAGTTTCTCGGCTTTGATTGTTCTTTAGCCTCCTTCACCGCGTTAACTACATCTTGTGTCATATTCATCCCCCATGAACATTATTGTTCAATGGTTTACATTTGGTTTCATGAGAATCGATTACTAAGAAAAAAATTCTTAAACGATTGCATGAATTAAAAACAGTATATCAATTATAATCGCAATTATAACATCATATACACTGTATTTATTAACTTAATTAAATTTTAAAAAATGATATCTATTCTGCTAAGATATCATCATATTCTCCAGCATCTACAGCTTTTTGTGCTTCTCTTGGGTCTTTACCATCAACAGATAATCCCATACTTACACAGGTTCCCATAACTTCTTTAACACCTGCTTTGTAATCATTTGCAAGTAATGAATCGAATTTCATTCTGGTAATTTTTAAAGCAGTTTCAATAGGTAAGTCATTTACAATGTCTAAACCTGGTTCGTGAGAAGCTTTTTCGATGCCTAATTCCTCCATGATAAGTGCAGTTGTTGGTGGAGTACCGATTTCAATTTCGAAATCTTTAGTATCTCTATCAATGGTAACTTTAACAGGCACTTTCATTCCTGCAAAGTCAGCGCTTTTTTTGTTGATTTCTTCAACAACTTGCATCATGTTAATACCGAAAGGTCCTAAAGCAGGTCCTAATGGTGGTCCTGGAGTAGCAGTTCCACCTTCGATAAGAACTTCGACTGTATCTTTAGCCATCAGTCAGCCTCCTTTTGAATTATTCTAATTTGATCAGCTTTAACAGTAACCGGAATTGGTACTGCTGCTTCTATTAACTCAAGGACGACTTCTTCACGTGATTCATCAATACGAACCACTTTCGCCCTTTCACCTTTGAACGGTCCAGAAATAAGCTCAACAATACTTCCTTTCTGAATTGAGGAAATAATTGGCTCTGGTTTCAAGAATCTTTTTACTTCTTCGAAAGTAATACCAACACTACCTTCTACAACCCCTCTTAAATGTTGTACTTTTAAGTCAGGATTTCTGAGATCTATTTTTGTTGATGATTCAACTAAAATATACCCTTTTAAAGATTCTGGAACAAGAATTGATGAAATGCCTATGCCATCAATAGTTCTGGCCTTACGAGCAAGCAACCTGGCAACATTCCTTTCTTGACCTGCAGAGGTTTTAAGAGCATATATGGAACTATTAGTATCTTCCATGAAAAATTCACCTATTTTTACTAGTTAATAAAATCATACATTAAGTTAAAAGTTATTTGAAGCCTGCAATATAATTGCAGATTCTTAGGTAATTCACAAAATTGTGAAAATTGACTAAGCTATCCCCCAGCTTCCCTAGGTTCTAATAATATCAATAGCTTATAGATTTTACTTGACAGTGAAAATCTAAAACAAGATAAAATTATTACAAAATTTTATTATAATTGCCTTGGATTAAAAGAGATGATTAATAGGTTTATAATCCTATTAATGAACCGAGTAAAACTATTACAAAACCCATTACACCAATAATAACTACACCAATTGCAGAAACTTTAGCAAGTTCTCTATATTCTTGTGCATCAGGTTTTCTAGATACTTTTAATACTCTTTTACTGTCTTTAACAAATTTATCAAAACGTTCTTGTACATTCATTTTAAATACCCAAAATTAAAAAAACTATGAAGTCATAGTTTAATGAATTATAATAAAATAATAGTAATAAAATAATTTATAATTTAAACATTAATAAATGTTTGCATTTTTCAAAAAAAATAATAAGATAGAATTAGAAAATTCCATCAATAAAATCATCTAGTTGATCACTAGCTGCATCTGATTCTGAAACATCATTAGTATATTCGATATCTGGCTCATTATCAGAGTCATAATCAGATTTAATGCCTGAAACAACCACAGTGGTCCTAACAGTATTTTGAAGACTTTCATCAATTTGAGTACCCCAAATAATGTTAGCTTCAGGATCCAATTTATCAGCAACAACTTGGACAATTTTTTCAGCTTCATGTAAAGTTAAGTCAGAACTACCTGATATGTTAACTAATGCACCAGTAGCGTTTGAAATATCAATATCAAGTAATGGGCTACTTAATGCTTCATGTACAGATTCCAATGCTCTGTCGCCAGAATCAGATTCACCCATACCAATCATAGCCATTCCAGAGCCACTCATGATACTTCTAATATCTGCAAAGTCTAAACTTACAAGACCTCTTTTAGTGATTAATTCAGTAATTCCTTTAACTGCTCTTCCTAAAATTTCATCAGAAACCATGAAAGCTTTATTTAAAGGTAAGTTTGGTGCAACTTCTAATAATTTATCATTAGGGATAATAATAACGGTGTCTGCAGATTCTTGAAGTTTTTCTAAACCTTGTTCCGCATTTTCCCTTCTTTTAATTCCTTCAGCAGAAAATGGTAATGTTGCAACAGCAACAGTCAATGCACCTAATTTTTTAGCTAATTTTGAAATGATGGGAGCTGAACCAGTACCTGTTCCTCCACCAAGACCGCAGGTGACAAATACCATGTCTGCACCCACTAATTCTTCTCTGATTTCATCTTCGCTTTCTTCAGCACATTCTTCACCTACAGATGGTTCTCCACCTGCACCCAATCCTTTTGAAGTTTGTCTACCTAATAATATTTTTTTACTAGATTGGCTATAAAATAAATCTTGAGCATCAGTATTTACTGCAATTGTAGTTGCTCCTTCGATACCCATTTCATTTAATCTTGAAATAGTGTTGTTACCTGCTCCACCAGCACCAACAACGAAAATTTTAGTTTTAACACCATCCATTATACTAATAAGCTCATCATCAATATCTGAGGAGATTTTTTCGGGTGTTTTTTCTTCCATTCTTTGTTCAGATTCTTTTATTGCATCATCTATAAATTTCACAAATTAACCCCACATACTCTGCTATTAAAATAATTGTTAAATATTTCTATTGCAACTAATATTTAAATGCAACTACTTTTAAGAAAATATGGAAAAAATATATTATTATAAAATATATTAATTAATCCCTAGGCATTGCAATAATTTCATGGAATTCCAAGTCAAACAAGTTTTTAGCATTGGCAGGAGTTAAAATAACTGCACTATCAACACCATGACCTCTTCCACCAATTGCAATAATTTCTTCACCAACAGGAATTAAACCTGCATCAGCAGCCATTATTGAAATTTCAGCCGCCACTTTAATACCATGGGAAAACATTCTAAAAGTATCTGCAACCACATCCAATGGAGAATATCCACCATATTTATTAGTTACACCTCTTGCAGCCCCACTAAATGCATGTAATCCAAAGTAAGTTACAATTCCTTCATCTTCTAACTTTTTAATCATTTCATCAGAAATATCAGATTCATTAGGACCGCTAAAACCACAATGATGAGTTACATTGATGATTTTAACCTGATCACCCACAGCATCTGCAAGCTTCAATGCAGATTTTCCTGATGCAGAAGCAATAACAATATGTTTAATTTGATCAGATAATTCCAATCTATCTTTAACAGCCAAAATTAATTCATCAGTATAATCATTACCTTCCTTATCAAAATATGTTATAAACTTTCTTGACATATCGACACTTCCAAAAACTTATAAAATAAAATAACTTACTATATTAATATATTAAACAACTGGTTTTAAAAAGATTTTTATGAAGAGTGATGAACTGAAAAATATAAAACATATAATAAATGGAGATTACATCGTAATTCCCATTGAAACAGGCTACATTAAACCAAATGAAAATTTAAATTCAATAATTTATCCTGCAAAAGAATTAATGGAAGATGGCGATTATTTAGTGATAGCTGAAACACCAATTTCAGTTTCACAAAATAGATTAGTGGATGAATCCAAATACAATCCGTCATTGACTGCAAAATTTCTAACAACCTTTTGGAGCAAATATCTTTGGGGATATGTTTTGGGACCTGCCTTGGGAATCAAAGAACGAACCATCAAGAATCTTCGGAAGTTGCCGGAAGAGACAAAAGCACATAAGGAAGTGGTGCTTCAGTTATATGGAATGAAGCATGCATTGAAACCTGCTTCAGAAGCAGGAATTGATTTGAGTAATGCTCCCGGAACCTACGTTTCTCTACTCCCTGAAAATCCGGAAAAGGTTGCAAAGGAAATTAAAGATGAAATAGGAAAAGACGTTTGCGTACTTATTATTGACACCGATGCAACATATATGAAAAATGGAAAATATTTTACCGGCCTTCCCATTGCAATTGATGGAATTGAAGCCGACAAGGGATTTTTCGGATACTTCAAAGGACAACTGTCAGAAAATATGGGTTCAACACCATTAGGCTGCAGTGAAAAAATCAGCGTTGAAGAAGGTTTGAAAATTGCCAATATTGCAGAAGACTATCAGAAATCACTTTCCACAGAAATGAAAACAATACATAGTGTAAAAGCCGTTTTAGGCACAGAAATGGATGAAGTAACCGTTGAAGCATTGGATTCAATTACCCACACCCCCGCAGTGATTATCCGAAAAAGACAATTATAAACCACACCCTCAAGATAATGCCAAAATATGGACATTCAAGAAAAATTTTATATTAAATATTTTATATAAATAGAAATGCTTAAACAATAATATGAAACGATTATTTTTTAAGAGTTAAACTTAAAGGATTGGTCTTGATGAAAATAGATACGTTAGGTAAATATAGGAATTTCTTATTGCCCTTGGCAGATTGTATTGCCATCATTTTAGGGTACTATTTTGCATCTGTATTGATTACAGATTCATTTTTAATGAATCCCACAAGTGCAGTTACAAGAAATGAACTTATAATCAGTATAATATTGGCGATTATAATTTTCCAGAGTGTTTTTAGAGTTACAAAAAGATACTCCAATATTGTCAGATACGAAAATAATCAAGACTATATAATATACATACTCCTTTCAATCGTTTCAATACTAATCGTATCCGTAATTGAAGAGCTCATATTAAAAATGAAAAACCCTTCAATCAAATTTAATTTGGCTGTGAGCCTTATTATCGGTATTATCATAATAGTAATACGTTTGGTTATAAAATATATGTTATTATCAGATATTGCCAATAAAGAAATAAATTACACTCCTGAAAACAAAAAGAAACTATTAATCATCGGAGGAGGCTATTCAGCAAACGACATAATAGGCACATTGAATACTACACTAAAAGGAAGATATGAAATTATAGGAATCATCGACGATAACAGAAAACGTGTAGGATACTCTGTTGCAGGAGTAAGAATCATAGGTACCAGAAACGACATTGAAAGAATCTGTGAGAAATACAATATCGATTCAATCTTCTTTACCATAGTGAATATTGACAATAAAAATAAAAAGGAAATTCTTGAAATCTGCAGCAAGACAGGTGCTGAAATCAAAGTTCTGCCAAGTTTAAAGGAATTGATTACCCAAGAAAATCTCTACAGCAGCCTAAGAGATGTTGAAATTGAAGATTTGCTTGGAAGAGACCCTATTGAACTCGACAATAACAATATTAAAAGCCTAATCCATGGCAAAACCGTTTTGGTGACAGGCGGAGGAGGATCCATCGGTGAAGAGTTATGCAGACAGATAATGCTGCATGATCCAAAGCAATTATTAATGTTAGACATTTATGAAAACAGTTTATATAATATTGAATTGGAATTAAAAGGAAAATATCCCAATAGCGATATCAAAGCAATCATTGCAAATATTAGGGATGAACAGAGAATGTTTGACTTATTTGAAGAATTTTCTCCAGAAGTCGTTTTCCATGCCGCAGCACATAAGCACGTGCCACTAATGGAAAACAATCCTTCAGAAGCTGTTAAAAATAATGTGTTTGGAACATATAATCTAGTGAACGCATGTGACAAGTATAAAACAAAACGATTCATTTTAATCTCAACAGACAAAGCGGTCAATCCGACAAATGTAATGGGCGCAACCAAAAGAATGTGTGAAATGATTATACAAGCAAAAGACAAAGAAAGTGAAACCGAATATGTTGCCGTTCGTTTCGGAAATGTCTTAGGAAGTAACGGGTCCGTAGTGCCATTATTCAAAAGGCAAATCAAGGAGGGAGGTCCTGTAACCGTAACCCACAAAGACATTACAAGATTCTTTATGACAATACCTGAAGCCGTGGCTTTAGTATTACAGTCAATAACCTATGCAAAAGGTGGGGAAATCTTCGTATTGAATATGGGTGAGCCAGTTAAAATTTATGACCTTGCAAAAAGTCTTATTGAATTGTCCGGATTGAAACTAGGCACAGACATAGATATTGAGATAACCGGCTTAAGACCTGGAGAAAAGATATATGAAGAACTATTGATGGATGAGGAAAATCTTGAAAAGACCAATCACGAGAAGATATTTATTACAGAGCCAATGAACTTTACAATGGACGATATCCAAGTTAAATTAGATTCATTGCAATATTTGATTGATAATGACATAACCGACAAGGAACAAATCAAAAACACATTAAAAGAATGTGTTCCTACTTATAAAAGTCCTGAAGAAATTAACGGAGATAAAATATGAATATACCATTTTCACCCCCAGACATTACAGATGAAGAAATTGAAGAAGTAGTTGAAGCTTTAAAATCAGGTTGGATTACAACCGGACCAAAAACAAAAGAATTTGAAAGAAAAATAAGCGAGTACTGTGACACTGACAAGACCGTTTGTTTAAGCGCAGCAACTACCGCTTTAGAAATGACCTTGAGATTATTGGGCATTGGCAAAGGCGATGAAGTAATTGTACCTGCATATACCTACACTGCAACATGCAGCGTCATTTGTCATGTTGGAGCCACCCCAATAATGATTGACAGTCAAAAAGACAGAGAAGAAATGGATTATTCATTAATGGCAGATGCAATTACTGATAAAACAAAAGCAATAATTCCTGTTGACATTGCAGGAATATTATGCGATTATGATAAGATATTCGAAATAATTGAAGATAAAAAAGAATTATTTGAAGCCAACAATGAAATCCAGGAAATTTTTAACAGAATCATTGTTGTTGCAGACTCCGCTCACGGTTTTGGAGCAATAAAAGAAGGTAAAAAATCAGGAAGCTTAGCTGACTTCACATGCTTTTCATTCCATGCAGTTAAAAACCTGACAACCGCCG
Coding sequences:
- the ftsZ gene encoding cell division protein FtsZ — protein: MKFIDDAIKESEQRMEEKTPEKISSDIDDELISIMDGVKTKIFVVGAGGAGNNTISRLNEMGIEGATTIAVNTDAQDLFYSQSSKKILLGRQTSKGLGAGGEPSVGEECAEESEDEIREELVGADMVFVTCGLGGGTGTGSAPIISKLAKKLGALTVAVATLPFSAEGIKRRENAEQGLEKLQESADTVIIIPNDKLLEVAPNLPLNKAFMVSDEILGRAVKGITELITKRGLVSLDFADIRSIMSGSGMAMIGMGESDSGDRALESVHEALSSPLLDIDISNATGALVNISGSSDLTLHEAEKIVQVVADKLDPEANIIWGTQIDESLQNTVRTTVVVSGIKSDYDSDNEPDIEYTNDVSESDAASDQLDDFIDGIF
- a CDS encoding pyruvate kinase alpha/beta domain-containing protein, with product MSRKFITYFDKEGNDYTDELILAVKDRLELSDQIKHIVIASASGKSALKLADAVGDQVKIINVTHHCGFSGPNESDISDEMIKKLEDEGIVTYFGLHAFSGAARGVTNKYGGYSPLDVVADTFRMFSHGIKVAAEISIMAADAGLIPVGEEIIAIGGRGHGVDSAVILTPANAKNLFDLEFHEIIAMPRD
- a CDS encoding coenzyme F420-0:L-glutamate ligase, producing the protein MKSDELKNIKHIINGDYIVIPIETGYIKPNENLNSIIYPAKELMEDGDYLVIAETPISVSQNRLVDESKYNPSLTAKFLTTFWSKYLWGYVLGPALGIKERTIKNLRKLPEETKAHKEVVLQLYGMKHALKPASEAGIDLSNAPGTYVSLLPENPEKVAKEIKDEIGKDVCVLIIDTDATYMKNGKYFTGLPIAIDGIEADKGFFGYFKGQLSENMGSTPLGCSEKISVEEGLKIANIAEDYQKSLSTEMKTIHSVKAVLGTEMDEVTVEALDSITHTPAVIIRKRQL
- a CDS encoding nucleoside-diphosphate sugar epimerase/dehydratase, yielding MKIDTLGKYRNFLLPLADCIAIILGYYFASVLITDSFLMNPTSAVTRNELIISIILAIIIFQSVFRVTKRYSNIVRYENNQDYIIYILLSIVSILIVSVIEELILKMKNPSIKFNLAVSLIIGIIIIVIRLVIKYMLLSDIANKEINYTPENKKKLLIIGGGYSANDIIGTLNTTLKGRYEIIGIIDDNRKRVGYSVAGVRIIGTRNDIERICEKYNIDSIFFTIVNIDNKNKKEILEICSKTGAEIKVLPSLKELITQENLYSSLRDVEIEDLLGRDPIELDNNNIKSLIHGKTVLVTGGGGSIGEELCRQIMLHDPKQLLMLDIYENSLYNIELELKGKYPNSDIKAIIANIRDEQRMFDLFEEFSPEVVFHAAAHKHVPLMENNPSEAVKNNVFGTYNLVNACDKYKTKRFILISTDKAVNPTNVMGATKRMCEMIIQAKDKESETEYVAVRFGNVLGSNGSVVPLFKRQIKEGGPVTVTHKDITRFFMTIPEAVALVLQSITYAKGGEIFVLNMGEPVKIYDLAKSLIELSGLKLGTDIDIEITGLRPGEKIYEELLMDEENLEKTNHEKIFITEPMNFTMDDIQVKLDSLQYLIDNDITDKEQIKNTLKECVPTYKSPEEINGDKI
- a CDS encoding DegT/DnrJ/EryC1/StrS aminotransferase family protein, translated to MNIPFSPPDITDEEIEEVVEALKSGWITTGPKTKEFERKISEYCDTDKTVCLSAATTALEMTLRLLGIGKGDEVIVPAYTYTATCSVICHVGATPIMIDSQKDREEMDYSLMADAITDKTKAIIPVDIAGILCDYDKIFEIIEDKKELFEANNEIQEIFNRIIVVADSAHGFGAIKEGKKSGSLADFTCFSFHAVKNLTTAEGGAVTWKNHDGLDNEKVYKKYQILSLHGQTKDALEKTQKGSWEYDILIPAYKCNMTDVQAGIGLGQIKRYDSMLTRRHEIIDKYDAAFKDSKIIIPIHKTESMRSSGHLYLTRIEGITLEERNEIIVKMEERGISTNVHYKPLPLLTAYKNLGFDIKDYPNAYNLFKNELSLPIYSKLTDDEVDYITENLLDILKDY